A single Lolium perenne isolate Kyuss_39 chromosome 6, Kyuss_2.0, whole genome shotgun sequence DNA region contains:
- the LOC127309061 gene encoding uncharacterized protein isoform X1, translating into MATMTQGMDMDIMPSWNCGLVFLRERWEERHFISMDDGGHSYGITIGRGKQEARSCRLPVLIPWTLQLRAMLLSGRLVPPQHLQQAENFPKLVGAVFSVLHDSTMKRK; encoded by the exons ATGGCGACAATGACTCAAGGGATGGACATGGATATCATGCCAAGTTGGAACTGTGGCCTGGTATTTCTTAGAGAG CGGTGGGAAGAACGGCACTTCATCAGTATGGATGACGGCGGTCACAGCTACGGCATCACCATCGGACGAGGGAAGCAGGAAGCCAGAAGTTGCCGCCTGCCAGTATTAATTCCGTGGACGTTGCAGCTTCGTGCCATGCTCCTTTCTGGTAGACTGGTACCTCCTCAGCATCTACAACAAGCTG AAAATTTCCCGAAGCTGGTTGGGGCAGTTTTTTCAGTGTTGCATGACTCCAC GATGAAGAGAAAGTGA
- the LOC127309061 gene encoding uncharacterized protein isoform X2, producing the protein MATMTQGMDMDIMPSWNCGLVFLRERWEERHFISMDDGGHSYGITIGRGKQEARSCRLPVLIPWTLQLRAMLLSENFPKLVGAVFSVLHDSTMKRK; encoded by the exons ATGGCGACAATGACTCAAGGGATGGACATGGATATCATGCCAAGTTGGAACTGTGGCCTGGTATTTCTTAGAGAG CGGTGGGAAGAACGGCACTTCATCAGTATGGATGACGGCGGTCACAGCTACGGCATCACCATCGGACGAGGGAAGCAGGAAGCCAGAAGTTGCCGCCTGCCAGTATTAATTCCGTGGACGTTGCAGCTTCGTGCCATGCTCCTTTCTG AAAATTTCCCGAAGCTGGTTGGGGCAGTTTTTTCAGTGTTGCATGACTCCAC GATGAAGAGAAAGTGA